One window of the Primulina eburnea isolate SZY01 chromosome 18, ASM2296580v1, whole genome shotgun sequence genome contains the following:
- the LOC140819098 gene encoding uncharacterized protein: MKTTQSRKKSHDDKRRRELEFAVSDHVFVKVAPMKGVMRFVKKGKLSLRFIGPFEVLEKIGTLASRVSLPPMLTGLLANMSYVERPTQIQDRHERRLQNKVIQMVKVKWLNHSEEEAN, encoded by the exons ATGAAGACTACTCAAAGCCGCAAGAAAAGCCATGATGATAAGCGACGAAGGGAACTAGAGTTTGCAGTGAGTGACCACGTGTTCgtgaaggtagcacctatgaaaggtgtaaTGAGATTCGTCAAGAAAGGCAAACTCAGTCTGAGGTTCATAGGACCGTTTGAGGTTCTGGAGAAGATTGGAACGTTAGCTTCTAGAGTGTCTTTGCCACCGATGCTAACTGGA TTGTTGGCAAATATGTCCTATGTGGAAAGGCCTACACAGATTCAGGATAGGCACGAGAGAAGGCTCCAAAACAAGGTTATTcaaatggtcaaagtcaagtggctaaatcattcagaggaggaagctaatTGA